AATCTGTAGATCCAGTAAGTATGGACAGTGAGCGGTAACTTTGAAGAAACTTGGTGTGATCCTCTGAGCGTGAGAGCTCCTCCAGGTCAGCTTCTTTCCTCTTCATGTAAGTGATCTCCTGGTCCATcttctcctgaagctctttAACTCGACTCACTTCAGTTTTCTGCCAGGATCTGATCTGCTCCTTCAAATCAGAGCTTCTTTTCTCAATGACACAGATCATCTCAGTTAAGGTCTTCTCActgtcctccactgctttatCGGCAGAGTGATTGATAGTTTCCATCTCTTTCTGAAGCAGCTTGACATTTTTCTCTCGATCCTGGATTTTCTGCTGGATTTTTTGCCAAATTTCACCGAGGTCCTTTTGCATCTCATTcctttctgctgcagctgagacgGTTTCATGGCCTTTATGATTATCCATTGAGCAGAGAATGCAAATACACTGCTGATCAGTGCGACAGTAAAACGTCATTACCTCACCATGATGGGAGCAGATGTTCTCCTGGAGCTTAACGGAGGCTTCGACACATTTGCGTTTTTTTAAAGTAGGAGATTGGTAGTGAGGCTTCAGTTCCTCCACTAACTCTGCCAACATGGTGTTTTTCACCAGGACAGGCCTCGGGTAGAAAGTCTCTCGGCACAGAGGACAGCTGTAGTTTCTTCTCTGATCTTCTTCATCCCAGGAGGttttaatacagttcatgcagtagTTGTGTCCACAGGGAATAGTCACcggatccttcagtagatccagacagatCGAACAGCAAGTTTAACAGTCACTCAAATTATTGATTATCAGTTTTACTCACTGCCTCAGAGTCTTCTCTGGGAAGTAATTATAATGTTGACTCCTGACTTCCTGTTTTACACGAGGCATGGGTTGAAACGA
The sequence above is drawn from the Sander lucioperca isolate FBNREF2018 chromosome 17, SLUC_FBN_1.2, whole genome shotgun sequence genome and encodes:
- the LOC116060423 gene encoding tripartite motif-containing protein 16-like, producing the protein MNCIKTSWDEEDQRRNYSCPLCRETFYPRPVLVKNTMLAELVEELKPHYQSPTLKKRKCVEASVKLQENICSHHGEVMTFYCRTDQQCICILCSMDNHKGHETVSAAAERNEMQKDLGEIWQKIQQKIQDREKNVKLLQKEMETINHSADKAVEDSEKTLTEMICVIEKRSSDLKEQIRSWQKTEVSRVKELQEKMDQEITYMKRKEADLEELSRSEDHTKFLQSYRSLSILTGSTDSPIPKTDRLWYFNDVTTAVKAASDKMQKILTEKLPLTKLMNRAEYLEYSCQITMDPNTAGYSLVLSDDNRKITYTDQYMSYPEHPDRFSYSKQVLSKDGLTGRCYWEMEISKDAEVAVAYKSIARSGDSLVHLFGYNKKSWVLRCNDSYTLFRHDSHTTVISAPKSSRIGVYLAHSAGTLAFFSVSETMTLLHRVQTTFTEPLYAGVFLSGSDGDTVEFGRVMPSLKRQRVD